Proteins found in one Paenibacillus borealis genomic segment:
- a CDS encoding sensor histidine kinase translates to MPGKKQAGHPPKGKSLRTTLVIYLLIGTLLPLLIVGFISYTSIYSILSGKIGSGISASLRQEALSLENAIDNLDFASKQFALDGQIVEEMSSFLQEKQIYRKSQMMNSINQKINLVNFTNPYIGLTAYIMPGSEDPVLFTNMSTRRGFDISRLPSFMRYNGADYYGPHGTMYAVGDNVVFSERRIVRVNGQHELYIYLETNYSLLRKIFNQEAYGMKVNHLLVNQSGTLTHVIDGELPERIVKQAGRSGGSAHEVLDGYHLFRYESPQGWKLVAVVKRSVFNSEIYTWIYKMILLALFTLLFAGFLAWLIWRRIYGPLRKVNLEIIRMAENVTTPVAFTNVEEFDFVLSNFQQMKDQVNELIQAVARNEKQKSQFEIEKLLSQINPHFLHNTLNTVQWLARLNGQKEIDKLVTLLVKVLHYNLGKQSIIVTIGEEIEAIRNYMELQRIRYDYEFEFNVEADPEVLSAAVPRFLLQPLVENSIYHGLSDNGKVDVIITAHGAGEVQLIVQDNGAGMDQAKIEELLAEETVRRRGLGIGFAYVMRMLRMYYGEHMILEILSGESGGTTVSIIIPIMGKEDFND, encoded by the coding sequence ATGCCTGGAAAGAAGCAAGCAGGCCATCCGCCGAAGGGGAAGTCCCTGCGGACTACTTTGGTGATTTATTTGCTGATCGGTACGCTGCTGCCGCTGCTGATCGTCGGCTTCATATCCTACACTTCCATCTATTCCATCCTGTCCGGCAAAATCGGCAGCGGCATCAGTGCCAGTCTGCGCCAGGAAGCGCTGAGCCTGGAGAATGCCATCGACAATCTGGATTTCGCCTCCAAGCAGTTTGCGCTGGACGGACAGATTGTGGAGGAGATGTCTTCTTTTCTGCAGGAGAAGCAGATCTACCGCAAGTCGCAAATGATGAATTCGATTAATCAGAAGATCAATCTGGTCAATTTCACCAATCCCTATATCGGGTTGACCGCCTACATCATGCCTGGAAGTGAAGATCCGGTGCTGTTCACCAATATGAGCACACGGCGGGGCTTCGATATCAGCAGACTGCCTTCCTTCATGCGCTATAACGGGGCTGATTATTATGGTCCGCATGGCACGATGTATGCTGTCGGCGATAATGTCGTCTTCTCGGAGCGGCGGATTGTGCGGGTGAACGGCCAGCATGAGCTGTATATCTATCTGGAGACCAATTACAGTCTGCTGCGCAAAATTTTCAATCAGGAAGCCTACGGGATGAAGGTCAATCATCTTCTGGTGAATCAGAGCGGTACCCTTACTCATGTCATTGACGGTGAATTACCGGAGAGGATCGTGAAACAGGCCGGCCGGAGCGGGGGATCTGCGCATGAGGTGCTGGATGGCTACCATCTGTTCCGCTATGAGAGCCCGCAGGGCTGGAAGCTTGTAGCCGTGGTCAAACGGTCGGTGTTCAACAGCGAGATTTACACCTGGATCTACAAAATGATTCTGCTGGCGCTGTTCACCCTCCTGTTCGCGGGATTTCTGGCCTGGCTGATCTGGAGGCGGATTTATGGTCCGCTGCGCAAGGTCAATCTGGAAATTATCCGCATGGCGGAGAATGTTACCACCCCGGTAGCGTTCACGAACGTAGAGGAGTTTGATTTCGTACTGAGCAACTTTCAGCAGATGAAGGATCAGGTCAACGAGCTGATTCAGGCTGTAGCCCGCAATGAGAAGCAGAAAAGCCAATTTGAAATTGAGAAGCTGCTCAGCCAGATCAATCCGCATTTCCTGCACAATACGCTCAATACGGTGCAGTGGCTTGCCCGGCTGAACGGACAGAAGGAGATTGACAAGCTGGTCACCCTGCTGGTAAAGGTGCTGCATTATAACCTCGGCAAGCAGAGCATCATCGTCACCATCGGCGAGGAGATTGAAGCGATCCGCAACTATATGGAGCTGCAGCGCATCCGTTATGATTACGAATTCGAGTTCAATGTAGAGGCCGATCCGGAGGTGCTGTCCGCTGCGGTTCCCCGGTTCCTGCTGCAGCCGCTGGTCGAGAATTCCATCTATCACGGACTGAGTGACAACGGCAAGGTGGATGTCATCATTACCGCGCATGGGGCAGGTGAAGTGCAGCTCATTGTACAGGACAACGGTGCGGGCATGGATCAGGCGAAGATTGAGGAGCTGCTCGCGGAGGAGACCGTGCGGAGGCGGGGCCTTGGCATCGGCTTCGCTTATGTTATGCGGATGCTGCGCATGTATTACGGGGAGCACATGATCCTGGAGATTCTCAGCGGGGAGAGCGGCGGGACAACGGTATCGATCATCATACCCATTATGGGCAAGGAGGACTTCAATGATTAA
- a CDS encoding YbaK/EbsC family protein: MSIAKVKEHFRKFSREQDVQEFAASSATVEMAAAVIGVIPARIAKTLSFRGVQEDAILIVAAGDAKIDNKKFRETFGFKARMLNPDEVLEQTGHEIGGVCPFGLARPLEVYLDESMKRFSTLFPACGSTNSAIELTCGELAEYSGSRAWVDVCKGWNEEPIRSQIGETT; the protein is encoded by the coding sequence ATGTCGATAGCCAAGGTAAAAGAACATTTCCGTAAGTTCTCCCGCGAGCAGGATGTACAGGAGTTTGCTGCCTCCAGTGCTACTGTAGAGATGGCAGCCGCTGTGATTGGCGTCATTCCGGCCAGAATTGCCAAAACCCTCTCCTTCCGCGGCGTTCAGGAAGACGCTATTCTCATCGTTGCGGCTGGAGATGCCAAGATTGACAACAAGAAATTCAGAGAGACCTTCGGGTTCAAAGCGAGAATGCTGAATCCCGATGAGGTCCTTGAACAGACGGGACATGAGATCGGCGGGGTTTGTCCCTTCGGGCTGGCCCGTCCGCTGGAGGTATATCTGGATGAGTCCATGAAGCGGTTCAGCACGCTTTTCCCAGCCTGCGGCAGCACTAATTCCGCCATTGAATTGACTTGCGGTGAACTTGCGGAGTACTCTGGAAGCCGGGCATGGGTGGACGTCTGCAAAGGCTGGAATGAAGAACCTATAAGATCTCAGATCGGAGAAACCACCTGA
- a CDS encoding extracellular solute-binding protein — MKRIFRVALPVLLLFCLAACRSSGAGESANEGPPQDVQAADDVAYGRYEEPVVMRIGFKVPDSRLTTGDSNDNNPISRYLESLTNIKVIHSWEAKGEEPFTQKAQLAIDSNDLPDAMVVDRDQLSKLIASDMIEDLTDTYEQYGSELIKDMYDSTHGEALADAQRGGRLYGLPNVAIHADSTSLLWVRQDWLDRLELPAPRTLGDIEAIARAFIDKDPDGNGKRDTVGISAYKNIVYGTKPYVNGLDAVFSSFHSFPTNWIKDSSGAVVYGSVTPETRQALGKLAAWYKQGLIDPEFALYKETQEPIIAGKAGIFFGPWWMPFYPLSEAVAQDTKAEWRAYAAPLDESGKFVAHMAPVTDRYLVVRKGYAHPEAVVKLLNVFTRLERRRDPNVEKVGKLDDFAAQTGIQPRAYYPFDLLIDYSDAIEKHYADIQQALHGKIDPDALDPDTRLIYDRWLAEEEQPKKNLEGWKAANAYKYGVAVLSTTAVEGVRSVYYGSTLHMGTKWPALQKLESETFLNIIVGDAPLSSFDEFTTKWKSLGGEQITREVAQIVNIRDAESNPANSSSQ; from the coding sequence GTGAAAAGGATCTTTAGAGTTGCGCTTCCAGTACTGCTGCTGTTCTGTCTTGCCGCCTGCCGCAGCAGCGGTGCCGGAGAATCCGCGAATGAAGGCCCGCCACAAGATGTCCAAGCGGCAGATGATGTTGCTTACGGCCGGTATGAGGAGCCGGTCGTCATGCGGATCGGCTTCAAGGTGCCGGATTCCCGGCTGACTACAGGCGACAGCAATGATAATAATCCGATCTCCCGTTATCTGGAGAGCCTGACGAACATCAAGGTCATTCATTCCTGGGAAGCGAAAGGGGAAGAGCCCTTCACGCAAAAGGCTCAGCTGGCCATTGACAGCAATGACCTGCCGGATGCGATGGTGGTGGACCGGGATCAGCTCAGCAAGCTGATCGCAAGCGATATGATTGAGGATCTGACGGATACTTATGAGCAGTACGGCTCTGAGCTGATTAAGGACATGTATGATTCAACTCACGGTGAAGCCCTCGCCGACGCGCAGCGGGGCGGAAGATTGTATGGACTGCCGAATGTAGCCATTCATGCAGATTCGACCTCCCTGCTGTGGGTCCGCCAGGACTGGCTGGACCGGCTGGAGCTGCCGGCTCCGCGGACGCTTGGGGATATAGAGGCGATCGCCAGAGCCTTTATCGACAAGGATCCGGACGGCAACGGCAAGCGCGATACGGTGGGCATCAGCGCCTACAAGAATATTGTGTATGGGACCAAGCCGTATGTGAACGGTCTGGATGCGGTATTCAGCTCTTTTCATTCCTTCCCCACCAACTGGATCAAGGACAGCAGCGGAGCCGTAGTCTACGGATCAGTCACCCCGGAGACACGCCAAGCACTGGGCAAGCTTGCCGCATGGTACAAACAGGGGTTAATTGATCCTGAGTTTGCGCTGTACAAAGAAACCCAGGAGCCGATTATTGCCGGCAAGGCCGGAATCTTCTTCGGCCCTTGGTGGATGCCCTTCTACCCTTTGTCAGAGGCGGTTGCACAGGATACCAAAGCGGAATGGCGGGCTTATGCCGCGCCGCTGGATGAATCCGGCAAATTCGTGGCCCATATGGCTCCGGTCACGGACCGGTATCTGGTTGTCCGCAAAGGCTACGCGCATCCCGAAGCTGTAGTGAAGCTGCTGAATGTATTTACCCGGCTGGAAAGAAGGCGCGATCCGAATGTGGAGAAGGTCGGGAAGCTGGATGATTTCGCAGCACAGACCGGTATTCAGCCGCGGGCGTATTATCCGTTCGATCTGCTGATTGACTATAGCGATGCCATCGAGAAGCATTATGCGGATATTCAGCAGGCGCTGCACGGCAAGATTGACCCGGATGCGCTTGATCCGGATACCCGGCTGATCTATGATCGCTGGCTCGCCGAGGAAGAGCAGCCGAAGAAGAATCTGGAGGGCTGGAAGGCGGCCAACGCCTACAAATACGGGGTAGCCGTATTGTCCACAACAGCCGTTGAGGGAGTGCGCAGTGTGTATTACGGAAGTACGCTGCATATGGGGACTAAGTGGCCGGCTCTGCAGAAGCTGGAGAGTGAGACCTTCCTTAACATTATCGTCGGCGATGCGCCGCTGAGCTCGTTTGACGAGTTCACTACGAAGTGGAAAAGTTTGGGCGGCGAACAAATCACGCGGGAGGTTGCGCAAATTGTGAATATCCGGGATGCAGAGAGCAACCCGGCTAACAGCAGCAGCCAGTAA
- a CDS encoding response regulator transcription factor → MIKAVVVDDERLVRKGFISLIDWPSFGVVITGEAGDGNAALELLRQQETDLLFVDLTMPGMTGFELIRQVRLRFPAVRCVVLTCHHEFDYVQEALRLGAVDYIVKTLLEVENADETIRRLVERIRWEDGNRGALAPGELKVMSAGKALLYLPLEPEGNEADLFELSLVKNHPLISFQNLWLTPLPGRVPVDEIRRELGAVLGASWATALVEGVRDQPLKELEEVLERTVPQALFYDSGGDVLPSLNYVELKALAGRHRPADAAEHGEPLVNARNLRWTLDRGAWDSFTAAVRSEQPRQEEVEGFGRELLRNWSRLLIKPDEAAELELAALRNRTWCQWKSWLRQFSGHVQQRMIELGLSKEVMFCLISAVDYMKSHAGDKINQGDVAAAINMSRGYFSQCFARFAGETFGDSLRSMRLELAKSLLRETHAPVCEIACRSGFEDDRYFSRLFREHVGKLPSEYRAEGMAER, encoded by the coding sequence ATGATTAAAGCTGTGGTCGTGGATGACGAGCGGCTGGTGCGCAAAGGCTTCATCTCGCTGATTGACTGGCCGTCCTTCGGGGTGGTGATCACCGGTGAGGCCGGAGACGGCAATGCTGCACTGGAACTGCTCCGCCAGCAGGAGACGGATCTGCTGTTCGTGGATCTTACTATGCCGGGCATGACCGGGTTCGAGCTGATCCGCCAGGTCAGGCTGCGGTTTCCGGCTGTCCGCTGTGTGGTGCTTACCTGCCATCATGAATTCGATTATGTGCAGGAGGCATTGCGGCTGGGAGCGGTCGATTACATTGTGAAAACGCTGCTGGAGGTGGAGAATGCCGACGAAACCATCCGCAGGCTCGTGGAGCGGATCAGGTGGGAGGACGGGAACAGGGGCGCTTTGGCACCCGGCGAGCTGAAGGTTATGTCTGCGGGCAAGGCTCTGCTCTATCTGCCGCTGGAGCCTGAAGGAAACGAAGCGGATCTGTTTGAGCTGTCACTCGTGAAGAACCATCCGCTGATCTCCTTCCAGAACCTATGGCTGACCCCGCTTCCCGGCCGTGTGCCGGTGGATGAAATCCGGCGTGAGCTGGGGGCTGTGCTGGGGGCAAGCTGGGCCACTGCACTTGTGGAAGGCGTGCGTGATCAGCCGCTGAAGGAGCTGGAGGAGGTTCTGGAACGGACGGTTCCGCAGGCGCTGTTCTATGATTCCGGAGGCGATGTGCTCCCGAGCCTGAACTATGTTGAACTGAAGGCGCTGGCCGGAAGGCATCGTCCCGCTGATGCTGCAGAGCATGGGGAGCCACTGGTGAATGCAAGGAATCTCCGGTGGACGCTTGATCGGGGAGCCTGGGATAGTTTCACTGCAGCCGTGCGGTCTGAGCAGCCGCGCCAGGAGGAGGTTGAAGGGTTTGGAAGGGAGCTGCTGCGCAACTGGAGCAGACTGCTGATTAAGCCGGACGAAGCGGCGGAGCTGGAGCTTGCGGCGCTCCGTAACCGGACCTGGTGCCAATGGAAAAGCTGGCTGCGCCAGTTCTCCGGTCATGTCCAGCAGCGGATGATTGAGCTGGGGCTCAGCAAGGAAGTGATGTTCTGCCTGATTAGCGCTGTCGACTATATGAAAAGCCATGCAGGGGATAAAATCAATCAGGGCGACGTAGCCGCCGCCATTAATATGAGCCGCGGCTATTTCAGCCAATGCTTTGCCAGGTTTGCCGGAGAGACCTTCGGGGATAGCCTGCGGAGCATGCGGCTGGAGCTGGCCAAATCACTGCTGCGCGAAACTCATGCTCCAGTGTGCGAAATCGCCTGCAGATCCGGGTTTGAGGATGACCGCTATTTCAGCAGGCTGTTCCGGGAACATGTAGGCAAGCTGCCCAGCGAATACCGTGCAGAAGGGATGGCGGAGCGGTGA
- a CDS encoding MFS transporter yields the protein MKHDITKPVPSPGKERFPLSLLVLTLGAFAIGMTEFIIMGLLPNVASDLGVTISQAGQLITSYALGVAIGAPVLTVFTHRLPQKKLLVILMGIFIFGNAVSVIAPTYPLLIIARVLTAFAHGTFLGVGTIIAARLVRPEKRAGAVSIVLAGLTVANIIGVPFGTFIGQQLGWRASFGAITVLGIISLFGIIRFIPVIVQEQTANLAEQVRGLVNPRVLLILLTGALGCGSLFALFTYITPILEDITGFAEHSVTWILVLFGLGVTLGNIAGGKLADWKLMPSLIVNFAVLAGIIALFPLTLHHPVLAIVNVFLWGIAAFGIMPGIQLRIMNLAHKAPLLATTSSHSALNLGNAAGAYLGGVTINTLGIASIPRLASGLAVLALCGAWLSYLSTRNDKSEHRLAAEIGKSA from the coding sequence ATGAAGCACGATATCACTAAGCCTGTACCCTCCCCCGGCAAGGAGCGTTTCCCTTTATCCCTGCTTGTGCTTACACTTGGCGCCTTTGCCATCGGCATGACCGAATTCATCATCATGGGACTGCTGCCCAATGTAGCCAGTGATCTCGGAGTCACCATCTCCCAGGCCGGCCAGCTGATTACAAGCTACGCACTGGGTGTGGCGATCGGAGCGCCTGTGCTGACGGTCTTCACCCACCGGCTGCCGCAGAAAAAACTGCTCGTCATCCTCATGGGTATTTTCATCTTCGGCAATGCTGTATCCGTAATTGCGCCGACCTATCCGCTGCTGATTATTGCCCGGGTATTAACCGCCTTCGCCCACGGAACCTTCCTCGGGGTCGGGACGATTATCGCAGCCCGGCTGGTCCGGCCGGAGAAACGGGCAGGCGCCGTGTCCATTGTACTGGCCGGGCTTACTGTCGCTAATATTATCGGCGTGCCTTTCGGAACCTTTATCGGCCAGCAGCTGGGCTGGAGAGCTTCCTTCGGCGCCATTACCGTACTGGGCATCATCTCCCTCTTCGGCATTATCCGCTTCATTCCGGTCATCGTTCAGGAGCAGACGGCTAACCTTGCCGAACAGGTGCGCGGGCTGGTGAATCCCAGGGTACTGCTGATTCTGCTTACGGGAGCACTGGGCTGCGGAAGCCTGTTTGCCTTGTTCACTTATATCACACCAATCCTGGAGGACATTACCGGCTTCGCCGAGCATAGTGTCACCTGGATTCTGGTGCTGTTCGGCCTCGGCGTTACGCTCGGAAATATCGCCGGCGGCAAGCTGGCCGATTGGAAGCTCATGCCTTCCCTGATCGTCAACTTCGCCGTACTGGCCGGCATTATCGCGCTGTTCCCGCTGACGCTGCATCATCCGGTCCTTGCCATTGTCAACGTCTTTCTCTGGGGAATCGCCGCCTTCGGCATCATGCCCGGCATTCAGCTGCGCATCATGAACCTGGCGCATAAAGCACCGCTGCTGGCCACCACCTCCAGCCACTCGGCGCTGAATCTGGGCAATGCAGCCGGAGCTTATCTCGGCGGAGTAACCATCAACACACTGGGCATCGCCTCCATTCCACGGCTGGCCTCGGGACTTGCCGTTCTGGCCCTGTGCGGCGCCTGGCTTAGCTATCTGTCCACCCGCAACGATAAGTCGGAGCATAGACTTGCGGCCGAAATTGGCAAATCGGCCTGA